In the Diachasmimorpha longicaudata isolate KC_UGA_2023 chromosome 1, iyDiaLong2, whole genome shotgun sequence genome, one interval contains:
- the LOC135167084 gene encoding uncharacterized protein LOC135167084 isoform X1, which produces MPFKVSRSQITEGVRRKDRPKKRKQSFNPKNPEIDDNSFTSSSAKKLKGEDKQHVPEEATLQYSIIDFALVFSTLSSCVRCSNIIKSAGEEQFCNGKIDFKQCSIFGLGFKLVVQCERCKPKYILSCQQIGRMYELNRRFIFVMRVLGLGLAGCKKFCGLMDISSSFLNQSTYDFYINKIHECITIVAEKLFSSAATEEKQMTSLTNNIEDTTDVTVSGDGTWKKRGFASLYGVSSLIGYQTGKVLDVIVKSSYCKLCESWKKKLDTAEFEEWKEEHIETDQCAANHTGASGNMEVSSIIEMFKRSIVKHGVRYVNYIGDGDSKTYSGILKAQPYGEDFVVNKKECIGHVQKRMGTRLRDLVKKTVEEKMVKGKKTQKKILSGKGKLTSKLIDKLTVYYGLAIRRNSDSADKMRDAIWATYYHYSSTDKNPQHQNCPEAPATWCTWQQASASNNLSSFKHNYTPLPDDVLTAMKPIYEDLSKDELLERCVGGFTQNNNESFNQLIWKITPKILPAGSIIVQIAALIVACTFNEGISALLLIMHSMDLKLGPNSHNYARKIDENRVIAAEKKSTSETREARVRHRQEQKDALDIAAAAGSLLYGPGIDDSI; this is translated from the exons atgccGTTTAAAGTGTCTAGATCCCAGATAACGGAAGGTGTTCGTAGAAAAGATAGACCTAAGAAAAGGAAACAATCGTTTAATCCGAAAAATCCTGAGATAGATGATAATTCTTTCACGAGTTCGTCGGCAAAGAAATTAAAAGGCGAGGATAAACAGCACGTGCCAGAGGAAGCCACACTACAATATTCGATCATTGACTTTGCTCTGGTTTTTTCTACACTTTCGTCTTGTGTACGGTGTTCAAACATTATTAAAAGTGCAGgtgaagaacaattttgtaatGGAAAAATAGATTTTAAACAATGCTCCATATTCGGTCTGGGATTTAAACTTGTGGTACAATGTGAACGATGTAaaccaaaatatattttatcatgTCAACAAATTGGCAGAATGTATGAACTAAATCGGcggtttatttttgttatgcGAGTATTGGGTTTGGGTCTTGCTGGATGCAAGAAGTTTTGCGGTTTGATGGATATAAGCAGCTCCTTTTTGAATCAATCAACATACGACttttatattaataaaatacatGAATGTATTACCATAGTTGCTGAGAAACTGTTCTCCTCTGCTGCTACAGAGGAAAAGCAAATGACAAGTTTAACAAACAACATTGAAGATACGACAGATGTGACTGTCTCCGGTGATGGGACGTGGAAAAAGCGTGGTTTTGCATCACTTTATGGTGTCAGTTCTCTAATCGGATATCAGACAGGAAAAGTCTTGGATGTTATTGTTAAAAGTTCATACTGTAAATTATGTGagtcttggaaaaaaaaattagatacGGCAGAATTTGAAGAGTGGAAAGAAGAACACATCGAAACTGATCAATGTGCCGCCAATCACACTGGAGCATCTGGAAACATGGAAGTATcttcaattattgaaatgttTAAACGTTCTATTGTAAAACATGGCGTGAGGTACGTAAATTATATAGGAGATGGAGATTCTAAAACATACTCTGGTATTCTCAAAGCCCAACCTTATGGTGAAGATTTTGTTGTCAATAAGAAAGAATGTATTGGCCACGTACAGAAGAGGATGGGCACCCGGTTGCGTGATTTAGTGAAGAAAACCGTTGAGGAAAAGATGGTCAAAGgcaaaaaaactcaaaaaaaaattctttccggTAAAGGTAAATTGACTAGTAAATTGATAGACAAATTAACTGTATATTATGGCTTAGCGATAAGAAGAAACAGTGATTCAGCTGATAAAATGAGGGATGCAATATGGGCTACTTACTACCACTACAGCTCTACAGACAAAAATCCTCAGCATCAAAATTGCCCTGAAGCTCCAGCCACGTGGTGCACCTGGCAGCAAGCATCAGCATCAAATAATCTCTCATCGTTCAAACACAATTATACTCCATTACCAGATGATGTTTTGACTGCAATGAAACCAATTTATGAAGACCTGAGTAAGGATGAGCTTTTGGAGCGGTGTGTTGGTGGATTTACACAAAATAACAATGAAAGTTTCAATCAGTTGATTTGGAAAATTACTCCCAAAATACTTCCAGCTGGGTCAATAATCGTTCAAATTGCTGCATTAATCGTTGCTTGTACTTTCAATGAAGGAATATCagcattattattaattatgcaCAGTATGGACCTAAAACTTGGTCCAAATTCCCACAATTATGCCCGAAAGATAGATGAAAACCGGGTGATCGCAGCCGAAAAGAAATCTACTAGCGAGACTCGTGAAGCCAGGGTTCGTCATCGACAGGAGCAAAAGGATGCCCTGGACATTGCAGCTGCAGCAGGTTCTCTACTTTATGGCCCAGGAATCGACGATTCAat ATAA
- the LOC135167084 gene encoding uncharacterized protein LOC135167084 isoform X2 encodes MPFKVSRSQITEGVRRKDRPKKRKQSFNPKNPEIDDNSFTSSSAKKLKGEDKQHVPEEATLQYSIIDFALVFSTLSSCVRCSNIIKSAGEEQFCNGKIDFKQCSIFGLGFKLVVQCERCKPKYILSCQQIGRMYELNRRFIFVMRVLGLGLAGCKKFCGLMDISSSFLNQSTYDFYINKIHECITIVAEKLFSSAATEEKQMTSLTNNIEDTTDVTVSGDGTWKKRGFASLYGVSSLIGYQTGKVLDVIVKSSYCKLCESWKKKLDTAEFEEWKEEHIETDQCAANHTGASGNMEVSSIIEMFKRSIVKHGVRYVNYIGDGDSKTYSGILKAQPYGEDFVVNKKECIGHVQKRMGTRLRDLVKKTVEEKMVKGKKTQKKILSGKGKLTSKLIDKLTVYYGLAIRRNSDSADKMRDAIWATYYHYSSTDKNPQHQNCPEAPATWCTWQQASASNNLSSFKHNYTPLPDDVLTAMKPIYEDLSKDELLERCVGGFTQNNNESFNQLIWKITPKILPAGSIIVQIAALIVACTFNEGISALLLIMHSMDLKLGPNSHNYARKIDENRVIAAEKKSTSETREARVRHRQEQKDALDIAAAAGSLLYGPGIDDSM; translated from the coding sequence atgccGTTTAAAGTGTCTAGATCCCAGATAACGGAAGGTGTTCGTAGAAAAGATAGACCTAAGAAAAGGAAACAATCGTTTAATCCGAAAAATCCTGAGATAGATGATAATTCTTTCACGAGTTCGTCGGCAAAGAAATTAAAAGGCGAGGATAAACAGCACGTGCCAGAGGAAGCCACACTACAATATTCGATCATTGACTTTGCTCTGGTTTTTTCTACACTTTCGTCTTGTGTACGGTGTTCAAACATTATTAAAAGTGCAGgtgaagaacaattttgtaatGGAAAAATAGATTTTAAACAATGCTCCATATTCGGTCTGGGATTTAAACTTGTGGTACAATGTGAACGATGTAaaccaaaatatattttatcatgTCAACAAATTGGCAGAATGTATGAACTAAATCGGcggtttatttttgttatgcGAGTATTGGGTTTGGGTCTTGCTGGATGCAAGAAGTTTTGCGGTTTGATGGATATAAGCAGCTCCTTTTTGAATCAATCAACATACGACttttatattaataaaatacatGAATGTATTACCATAGTTGCTGAGAAACTGTTCTCCTCTGCTGCTACAGAGGAAAAGCAAATGACAAGTTTAACAAACAACATTGAAGATACGACAGATGTGACTGTCTCCGGTGATGGGACGTGGAAAAAGCGTGGTTTTGCATCACTTTATGGTGTCAGTTCTCTAATCGGATATCAGACAGGAAAAGTCTTGGATGTTATTGTTAAAAGTTCATACTGTAAATTATGTGagtcttggaaaaaaaaattagatacGGCAGAATTTGAAGAGTGGAAAGAAGAACACATCGAAACTGATCAATGTGCCGCCAATCACACTGGAGCATCTGGAAACATGGAAGTATcttcaattattgaaatgttTAAACGTTCTATTGTAAAACATGGCGTGAGGTACGTAAATTATATAGGAGATGGAGATTCTAAAACATACTCTGGTATTCTCAAAGCCCAACCTTATGGTGAAGATTTTGTTGTCAATAAGAAAGAATGTATTGGCCACGTACAGAAGAGGATGGGCACCCGGTTGCGTGATTTAGTGAAGAAAACCGTTGAGGAAAAGATGGTCAAAGgcaaaaaaactcaaaaaaaaattctttccggTAAAGGTAAATTGACTAGTAAATTGATAGACAAATTAACTGTATATTATGGCTTAGCGATAAGAAGAAACAGTGATTCAGCTGATAAAATGAGGGATGCAATATGGGCTACTTACTACCACTACAGCTCTACAGACAAAAATCCTCAGCATCAAAATTGCCCTGAAGCTCCAGCCACGTGGTGCACCTGGCAGCAAGCATCAGCATCAAATAATCTCTCATCGTTCAAACACAATTATACTCCATTACCAGATGATGTTTTGACTGCAATGAAACCAATTTATGAAGACCTGAGTAAGGATGAGCTTTTGGAGCGGTGTGTTGGTGGATTTACACAAAATAACAATGAAAGTTTCAATCAGTTGATTTGGAAAATTACTCCCAAAATACTTCCAGCTGGGTCAATAATCGTTCAAATTGCTGCATTAATCGTTGCTTGTACTTTCAATGAAGGAATATCagcattattattaattatgcaCAGTATGGACCTAAAACTTGGTCCAAATTCCCACAATTATGCCCGAAAGATAGATGAAAACCGGGTGATCGCAGCCGAAAAGAAATCTACTAGCGAGACTCGTGAAGCCAGGGTTCGTCATCGACAGGAGCAAAAGGATGCCCTGGACATTGCAGCTGCAGCAGGTTCTCTACTTTATGGCCCAGGAATCGACGATTCAatgtaa